In Bubalus bubalis isolate 160015118507 breed Murrah chromosome 3, NDDB_SH_1, whole genome shotgun sequence, a genomic segment contains:
- the LOC102391573 gene encoding cytochrome c oxidase subunit 7C, mitochondrial-like, producing MLGQSIRRFTTSVVCRSHYEEGPGKNIPFSVENKWRLLAMMTLFFGSGFAAPFFIVRHQLLKK from the coding sequence ATGTTGGGACAGAGCATCCGGAGGTTCACAACCTCAGTGGTTTGTCGGAGCCACTATGAGGAGGGTCCAGGGAAGAATATACCATTTTCAGTGGAAAACAAGTGGAGATTACTAGCTATGATGACTTTGTTCTTTGGGTCTGGATTTGCTgcacctttctttatagtaagACACCAACTGCTTAAAAAGTAA